Genomic window (Leucoraja erinacea ecotype New England chromosome 22, Leri_hhj_1, whole genome shotgun sequence):
gttCCCTtctcacaaacctatgtcctttgtttcttgaccccccccccccccccccccccccccccctacttccaTTTAAAGATTTTTTGAATTATTAGAATCTTAATTCTTAAGCAGTCATGGTAGGTTGAAACTCAGCCTTCAATCAATTGTACCTACCCTGTCGAAAATATCCTGACCGGTTGAACCATAGCCTGTTACGGCAATCAAACGCATGGAAGCTTTAGATACTGCTGGACTTGGCCTAGTCCACGATGGGCATTGCCCTCCATGTAATTGAAGGGAGCtatctaagttcataagttctaggagtcgaattagtccattcggcttatcaagtctactccgccattcaatcatggctgatttatctttccctctcaaccccattctcctgcctttgccccataacccctgatacctgtactaatcaagaatctgtcaatctccaccttaaaaatatccattgacttggcctttctTCTCATcagctttctaaaggtacatccttttattcagaggctaatgtttctggtccgagactctccttggttcttagtttcttggtcctccaaaatattccaaatggaatttaaactggaggtggtaccccatctccccacacacctctctcccccccccatcactctctcctccccctctccatctccctctcttcaaccctctccctctcctccccctcctcctcccacccccatccctctctcccccacccccttcccctctccctctgccccttccccctacccctgtgtccctcttccacctctctcctcctacccctccctccccactctctccccctctctcccccccccacccctctcctcctcctctccacactcttccccctccctcccctatcccatctccctcctccccctccctcccccatcccaactagtggaaacatcctctatacattcactctatccaaggctttcactattcggtaagatttgatgaggtgccccctcatccttctaaattctagtaaaTACAGGCCCAGCGCCTACAAAtggtcatcatatgttaacccaatcattcctgggatctacATGAGGTACTGCATCATGAAGGTTGCATATATCATCAAGCATCCTCGCAATTTGGCCAAAGCCTTCATCATGACAGTATCATCAGGCAGGAGatgcagaagcctgaagtcccccaCCACCAGGCTCAGAAACAAGTTCTCTCCAGAACTATTGGTTTGTTGAACCTTCCTGCAGAACACTAGTCCTACTTCAGCAAGGAAATACTACAGGCCTCTTGCACTACCACAAACTTTTCTAATTATGCTTTTTCTCAAATGTTTTCTTTACCACAATCTTCTGCTTTTTACCATCTTGGCTAATTTATGTCTGATTCATGTTTTTTTGTGTTGacagagtctatgtgcctgtgatgttgctgcaaggaCATTTTCATCATACCTGTACCTcacttgtgcatatgataataGGGCCCTTGCACGGCAGGCGAGGTCACGACCCCTGAATCGTACTGTTGCCATgcaacgccttctggagtacaagcggtGAACTTCAGGTAAGCACTTCCTATGGCTGCCATTACAGCGGGCCCGTCTTCTGTCCCGGCATCCGCAGTATGCTTCCAATCTAGCAACTGAGGAGTATGCACGATATGTCCAAAAAGTCTCCTTGATTGGTATTAAACCTTACTTAGTGCCTGAAGCTGAGAAATCCCGTGACATCTCCCAACTACCAGAACTGAATTCCATGGACATCATGGCCTATCTCATCTCAACACCCAGTTCATACACAGCAAATAATTTCCAGGAGTATAAGTCATCGGAGGCTTATACTCCTGGAAATGGTTGGTTACATGACACTAGTGTATATATCCCAAATCTTGTCCAcacttacgagtggtgtgtggaaaagtaagttttctatcatttgTTTTGCTATTACTTATTGGAAGCTATTTTaacactttctttctttcttttcaatTATCCTCGTACTATAGGTTCCTCACTCGCAAGCTGTAGGCGTGACTTCTAGGTCATTGCTGCCGTGGGTTATTGGGACAAATGGCCAGATTTGCAGTGCCCGCTGTGATTGCTCGGCAAAGTTTGTACCCATGTAGCAATGCTTCTCTTTGGTATTGACGCTGGAGTACGGATTCGTGAGAAAACAACAGTCACCCAGGTCAAAGCATATTGGATGGAGCCAACAAGAAAGCAAGTTAAAGCTGCGCCTGTCAGCAAAGTTGACTTCTCTTCAGCAGCAGGGGAAATGATGGCTTGATGCTGCCATAGATGGGACAGAGCCGAAACAGCAACAAACAAGAGATGAAGCTCCAACAGTGGCATCCGCTTCTTGTCCAACATGGGAGCTGCTGCAGGACAAGCAATGAGTGAACTTTTGTTGGGCCTGTCCCTGGCCACAACAAAATCGACCATAATTAGCTCTATTGACCCTTATGCAGCAAGATTTGTTCCTTCCGAGACTGTTAAAAAAGAATTTCCACCCATTCTTACAGACTTAAAGGACAAAGACACATTCAGCTTAACATATGCTGATCGGCTAAAGAGGTGTGATATTGATTATTGTTACAGAGGAGGGGGCAAAGAATGTGGAGGCACACACTCGTCAGCAAGCCAAATCAAATATCTGGTTTTGGTATCGGGCAGGCCGCATTACAGCATTAAAACTGAAAAGTGCTTGCAGGACAAATGCAGGTgctccttggttcttggtttcttggtcctccaaaatattccaaatggaatttaaactggaggtggtggacggagaacttaagccagaaagggttattgggaagctactttaaatttagatgcatctggttgggtaactatagtagggtggagattattccatgctttaattgtgcgggggaagaacgaattgctgtacacatctgtctttgtagctggaatcacaaattggattgaatgccctcgtctgctcctaattggtttgggtttggtgtaggtcttgtaatctatgtcgagctgaccatttaagattttgtaaaaacaggtcaaacggtgagcttcacgtctgtcttggagagggttccaccccagagaattcagaagtttggtaacacttgcttctctctcataggtgttagtaacaaatcctGCAATTAGTCTGATTAAATCGGAGTGCTCCTCCGATCTGTTCAGATTAAGCACCGAGGCAACAAGATGGGGCTGTGATCATGAACAGCAAGCAAGACAAGCTTATGACGATTATATGCTGTACTGAACACTCCGGTTTCATAGTGACTCAGGACTGACCATAAACCGCAAGTACCCTCATTTGGGTGCAACACCGGATGGACTGGTTCAGTGTGCTAAGCATTGTTGCGGGGATGATGTTTTGATGTTTGTGAAACTAAATGTCCGTTCTGTAAGAAGGACATGTCTTTAATGTACACTGCAGAGGACAAACAGTTTTGTCTTCATGATGTGAATGGTGAGTTTCATCTGTCCAATGAGCATGCTTACTACTACCAGGTCCAAGCCCAAATATTTGTCTCGGAGAGACCGTTTTGCGATTTTGTGGTATGGACCAGTGATGACATCCGCCCCATACAGAGCATATAATGGGTAATCATACTTTTTGGACAGATGCTGTAGCTGCTGCCATTCACTTCTTCAATTTAGGTGTGTTACCAGAGCTTGTTGGTGAGCATTTTACCAGCCCTCCCAAAAATATGTCAAAGAATGTCATGGAGACCGATGACCAGGATAAACAAAAAGTGGTGCTACTGTCAGGAGGGGGAAAGCGGGAAAATGATCATGTGATAACCCAAAGTGTTTTATTTTGTGGTTTCATTTTGAATGCCTGAAATTGCTGGAAAATTATGAGACACCAAAAAAATGGTTTTGCCCAGATTGTAGGCTCCTcccaaaattacaaaaaaaagttCCCAAAAAGAAATGAACTGCAACTGTTGTGCTGAACAGGTTTCTCATAAATACCAAGTCCAGCATTTATATACCAAGTTAGCCTTGCACTGCATAAAACCACATAGAAGGACATTTTGTGGTCATTTTCACACAACAGTCTCTTTTTCAAACTGTTAAATTTAAGTTTAATGCTAAAGATTTTGAAGTGCACTTTAACTTCTGTGTTTGTTATTCAATGATTTGACAATTACTTACAATTTCATCCATAATAAATGCTCATGAGCCAAGTAACTTTTTTGAGAATTTTTATTGTTCGTATATGCCCCATACGAAAGCAAAACTATCTGCCCCTACTGTGAAACTATGGCTGCATTTAAGTTGAAAAGTGCACAACAGATCCTTGCAATTTTATCAATTTTGGGTGCTTGAATTTCAGCGTTGGTCATCATGTACTCCAGTGGTACAGTATTACTTAGAATTCGGTATTTTTGCCTGACACCACCAATCACACGCTTTACGTGAATGCGTAAATGTGCAAATTCACGAGATTTTTCCACATCCAGCGCAGATAGTTCTGCTTTCCCACTTGTAATTGCAAGGATTTCTGCTTCACAACCGTAAAATCCGGCACAATCTTTCATGTCAAAACCGCGATCAGCAAAAATGACATCTCCAGGGAGCAGGTGGTCAAAAAAGTTAGATGAAAGTGTAATTGTATTATCTGTGCCGCTGTCCTCCAATGCCGCAGATACAAATGAAATAGCACCACTTGGTGCTATACCTAATACAAATTTGATGGTGTTATGGTGTTTATAGTTCAACAAAGTCTGGGTGCGCGCATCTAAACTTGTAGGTCTATCACAAAATACTTCAAAGCAATCTATAATCACTGCCACACGCTTTCCTAATGTCTGCCGAAATTGCATGGGCATGGTCTTCCACAGAACCTCTCTTTCGGGCCAAGCAATTAACTTGGATATGCCGTAAAGGGCATCAAGCCCAGTATTGAACACGCGTGATATTGTGGATTCACTAACAAAGAATCGATACGCAAGATCTTCATGAGTCACTGCAAGTCGGAGCTTCATCAAGATGATCAGCAACTGCTGAAAATATGTTAGTGAATGTCTAGTGGGGAGCTTGTCCTGAACATAATTGAAGACCACCATCAAAATGGTAAACGTTGGTAAACCCGTGTAGTACTCAACCTTTTTGTCGTCCTTGGAAAAGCTTTCTTGTGAAAACTTAATTTGGTCTGCTTCTTGCCTTGCTTTAGCGAGGTCTTTATTGTTGCTGGCTGCTTGTGCTTCCAGTACTGTTATGTCTGCTGCACACATTTCTGTTTGTGTTGATGTGTCCATTGTTTCTTTGACTGGTGTTTGTGTTTCCATGTCAAGTTCATGGTGTACTTGCAGCTCCGGTTCAAAGTTTTCATAATCATTAACCTGTTCGACTTCATCTTGCAGAGCTACCTGTTCAACTTCATCTTGCAGAGCTACGAGTGCCTGAGCTGAGATCAAATCGGCCTTCGTACACTCTCTTTTTGTTGAACTAGTATGGCGGTCTTTACGTTTAACGTTACGTCCCATATTCACAGTTGGTGCCCAATCAGGATTGGTAACAT
Coding sequences:
- the LOC129707898 gene encoding uncharacterized protein LOC129707898 isoform X2, producing MGRNVKRKDRHTSSTKRECTKADLISAQALVALQDEVEQVALQDEVEQVNDYENFEPELQVHHELDMETQTPVKETMDTSTQTEMCAADITVLEAQAASNNKDLAKARQEADQIKFSQESFSKDDKKVEYYTGLPTFTILMVVFNYVQDKLPTRHSLTYFQQLLIILMKLRLAVTHEDLAYRFFVSESTISRVFNTGLDALYGISKLIAWPEREVLWKTMPMQFRQTLGKRVAVIIDCFEVFCDRPTSLDARTQTLLNYKHHNTIKFVLGIAPSGAISFVSAALEDSGTDNTITLSSNFFDHLLPGDVIFADRGFDMKDCAGFYGCEAEILAITSGKAELSALDVEKSREFAHLRIHVKRVIGGVRQKYRILSNTVPLEYMMTNAEIQAPKIDKIARICCALFNLNAAIVSQ
- the LOC129707898 gene encoding uncharacterized protein LOC129707898 isoform X1, translated to MVNFCAVLNCANRGDRERHLSYFRIPKVRRNDGKEKREVKGQQQLKWLANIGRTDIKIEKIANYRVCCLHFINKQPAAWNNVTNPDWAPTVNMGRNVKRKDRHTSSTKRECTKADLISAQALVALQDEVEQVALQDEVEQVNDYENFEPELQVHHELDMETQTPVKETMDTSTQTEMCAADITVLEAQAASNNKDLAKARQEADQIKFSQESFSKDDKKVEYYTGLPTFTILMVVFNYVQDKLPTRHSLTYFQQLLIILMKLRLAVTHEDLAYRFFVSESTISRVFNTGLDALYGISKLIAWPEREVLWKTMPMQFRQTLGKRVAVIIDCFEVFCDRPTSLDARTQTLLNYKHHNTIKFVLGIAPSGAISFVSAALEDSGTDNTITLSSNFFDHLLPGDVIFADRGFDMKDCAGFYGCEAEILAITSGKAELSALDVEKSREFAHLRIHVKRVIGGVRQKYRILSNTVPLEYMMTNAEIQAPKIDKIARICCALFNLNAAIVSQ